A section of the Oryzias melastigma strain HK-1 linkage group LG14, ASM292280v2, whole genome shotgun sequence genome encodes:
- the htatsf1 gene encoding HIV Tat-specific factor 1 isoform X1, which yields MFGRMLKSSSSPLSPQRIMVIWATILLVLVKAVSFSRRLYILNHALPQSIPHLVLVVGRVPLLCAEMSNEKDANKEFMDQLRMQELYGQRNNDGSDPFTYTDPADGTVYDWDPEKKAWFPKVTDDFIAAYQANYGFTKEGDPDTNAGAVSSSDPPAPEPNSKPPEKEKSEAPASEPVPDPTETTAKQAKQKGEKRKGDPGWFEIDDTKNTNVYVSGLPPDITPDEFVELMSKCGIVMRDPITEEYKVKLYKDKDGNLKGDGLCCYLKKESLELAVRLLDESEIRGYKLHVEAARFELKGQYDASKKKKKSKDYKKKLQQQQKQLDWRPEKKGDARKRHEKVVIIRNMFHPSDFEEDPLELNEYREDLRSECEKFGEVKKVILFDRHPDGVASVAFKEPEQADACILSFNGRWFGGRQLTAELWDGTTDYQVEETTREREERLKGWSTFLEGGDKAQQATPTSKETAESSAASEPKQPSDTTESNLQPQTEPQSSKQQQEEEKGADSTDSSLAGSDDEEA from the exons ATGTTTGGAAGGATgctgaagagcagcagcagcccttTGTCGCCGCAAAGGATCATGGTCATTTGGGCAACAATTCTTTTAGTTCTGGTGAAAGCTGTGAGTTTCAGTAGGAGGCTGTACATACTGAACCACGCTTTGCCTCAGTCCATTCCTCATCTGGTTCTTGTTGTTGGACGGGTTCCACTCTTGTGTGCTGAG ATGAGTAATGAAAAGGATGCAAACAAAGAGTTTATGGATCAGCTGCGAATGCAGGAACTCTACGGGCAGAGGAACAACGATGGTTCTGACCCATTCACCTACACAGATCCAGCAGATGGGACGGTGTATGACTGGGACCCAGAGAAAAAGGCTTGGTTCCCCAAA GTAACAGATGACTTTATAGCAGCCTACCAGGCCAACTATGGCTTCACTAAGGAAGGAGATCCAGATACAAACGCTGGAGCGGTCAGCAGCTCTGACCCACCAGCTCCTGAACCAAACAGCAAACctccagaaaaagaaaaatctgaagctCCCGCCTCAGAACCAGTTCCTGACCCGACCGAGACAACCGCTAAACAAGCCaagcaaaaaggagaaaagaggaaagGTGACCCAG gATGGTTTGAGATTGAcgacaccaaaaacacaaacgtCTATGTTTCGG GTTTACCACCTGACATCACCCCTGACGAGTTTGTGGAGTTGATGTCTAAATGTGGCATTGTGATGCGAGATCCCATCACTGAAGAGTACAAAGTCAAACTGTACAAAGATAAAGACGGAAATCTAAAAGGAGACGGCTTGTGCTGCTATCTTAAG aaagAATCACTGGAATTAGCTGTGCGTCTGCTTGACGAATCGGAGATCAGAGGTTATAAACTCCACGTGGAAGCAGCGCGGTTTGAGCTGAAGGGCCAGTATGACGCcagcaagaagaagaaaaagagcaaaGACTACAAGAAAAAACTGCAACAGCAGCAGAA GCAGTTGGACTGGAGGCCTGAGAAAAAGGGAGACGCGAGGAAGAGGCATGAAAAAGTTGTcatcatcagaaacatgttTCATCCCAGTGATTTTGAG GAAGACCCGCTGGAGCTGAACGAGTACCGTGAAGACCTGAGGTCAGAGTGTGAGAAGTTTGGTGAAGTGAAGAAGGTCATCCTTTTTGAT AGACACCCAGATGGGGTCGCATCTGTCGCATTTAAGGAACCTGAACAAGCAGATGCATGCATTCTCTCGTTTAACGGCCGCTGGTTTGGAGGGAGGCAGCTGACCGCAGAACTGTGGGACGGAACAACAGACTATCAG gttgaagaGACGACGCGTGAGCGAGAGGAGCGGCTAAAGGgctggtctactttcttggaaGGCGGCGATAAAGCACAGCAGGCGACCCCCACCAGCaaagaaacagcagaaagcagCGCTGCATCAGAACCGAAGCAGCCCTCCGACACCACAGAGTCCAACCTGCAGCCCCAAACGGAACCACAGTCCtcaaagcagcagcaggaagaggagaaagGGGCGGACTCTACCGACAGCAGCCTCGCAGGAAGTGATGATGAGGAAGCCTGA
- the htatsf1 gene encoding HIV Tat-specific factor 1 isoform X2, giving the protein MSNEKDANKEFMDQLRMQELYGQRNNDGSDPFTYTDPADGTVYDWDPEKKAWFPKVTDDFIAAYQANYGFTKEGDPDTNAGAVSSSDPPAPEPNSKPPEKEKSEAPASEPVPDPTETTAKQAKQKGEKRKGDPGWFEIDDTKNTNVYVSGLPPDITPDEFVELMSKCGIVMRDPITEEYKVKLYKDKDGNLKGDGLCCYLKKESLELAVRLLDESEIRGYKLHVEAARFELKGQYDASKKKKKSKDYKKKLQQQQKQLDWRPEKKGDARKRHEKVVIIRNMFHPSDFEEDPLELNEYREDLRSECEKFGEVKKVILFDRHPDGVASVAFKEPEQADACILSFNGRWFGGRQLTAELWDGTTDYQVEETTREREERLKGWSTFLEGGDKAQQATPTSKETAESSAASEPKQPSDTTESNLQPQTEPQSSKQQQEEEKGADSTDSSLAGSDDEEA; this is encoded by the exons ATGAGTAATGAAAAGGATGCAAACAAAGAGTTTATGGATCAGCTGCGAATGCAGGAACTCTACGGGCAGAGGAACAACGATGGTTCTGACCCATTCACCTACACAGATCCAGCAGATGGGACGGTGTATGACTGGGACCCAGAGAAAAAGGCTTGGTTCCCCAAA GTAACAGATGACTTTATAGCAGCCTACCAGGCCAACTATGGCTTCACTAAGGAAGGAGATCCAGATACAAACGCTGGAGCGGTCAGCAGCTCTGACCCACCAGCTCCTGAACCAAACAGCAAACctccagaaaaagaaaaatctgaagctCCCGCCTCAGAACCAGTTCCTGACCCGACCGAGACAACCGCTAAACAAGCCaagcaaaaaggagaaaagaggaaagGTGACCCAG gATGGTTTGAGATTGAcgacaccaaaaacacaaacgtCTATGTTTCGG GTTTACCACCTGACATCACCCCTGACGAGTTTGTGGAGTTGATGTCTAAATGTGGCATTGTGATGCGAGATCCCATCACTGAAGAGTACAAAGTCAAACTGTACAAAGATAAAGACGGAAATCTAAAAGGAGACGGCTTGTGCTGCTATCTTAAG aaagAATCACTGGAATTAGCTGTGCGTCTGCTTGACGAATCGGAGATCAGAGGTTATAAACTCCACGTGGAAGCAGCGCGGTTTGAGCTGAAGGGCCAGTATGACGCcagcaagaagaagaaaaagagcaaaGACTACAAGAAAAAACTGCAACAGCAGCAGAA GCAGTTGGACTGGAGGCCTGAGAAAAAGGGAGACGCGAGGAAGAGGCATGAAAAAGTTGTcatcatcagaaacatgttTCATCCCAGTGATTTTGAG GAAGACCCGCTGGAGCTGAACGAGTACCGTGAAGACCTGAGGTCAGAGTGTGAGAAGTTTGGTGAAGTGAAGAAGGTCATCCTTTTTGAT AGACACCCAGATGGGGTCGCATCTGTCGCATTTAAGGAACCTGAACAAGCAGATGCATGCATTCTCTCGTTTAACGGCCGCTGGTTTGGAGGGAGGCAGCTGACCGCAGAACTGTGGGACGGAACAACAGACTATCAG gttgaagaGACGACGCGTGAGCGAGAGGAGCGGCTAAAGGgctggtctactttcttggaaGGCGGCGATAAAGCACAGCAGGCGACCCCCACCAGCaaagaaacagcagaaagcagCGCTGCATCAGAACCGAAGCAGCCCTCCGACACCACAGAGTCCAACCTGCAGCCCCAAACGGAACCACAGTCCtcaaagcagcagcaggaagaggagaaagGGGCGGACTCTACCGACAGCAGCCTCGCAGGAAGTGATGATGAGGAAGCCTGA